The DNA segment AGTAGACAATGTCGCCCAAGACTTTATCAGACGAAGTCAAAATGACGGCTATGCATTGCCCGATGCCATCGTACTCATCCAGCCGACCAGTCCGTTTTTGCTCCCCCAACACGTTATCGACCTGATCGATCTCCTTGAACGCTCCCCCTGGGCTCAATCCGCACACAATATCTGTCCTGTCGCTCACAACACCCATGCCTGGAATCAACGAACAGTCGATGAGAGAGGAGAAGTTTCCTTTCTTTTTAGAGATGAACGACAATCCGCGCGCAATAAACAAGAGAAGCCCAAGCTTCAGGTGTTTGGAAATCTGATCGCCGTAAAAACGACGGCTCTTTTAAGCGGTGGCGGGTTTTACGCGGAACCATGCGTGGCATGTCAGATCAAACGTCCTTATGAATTTGATCTCGACGAACCTCTTGATCTTGTGTTAGCTCATGCACTCATGAACGCAGGTGCGGTAGAACTTCCGCACATGAAAAGTGAGTAAGTCGTGGGCTTACGTAACCAATCACCCTTAGAAGGTATCTTAGTACAATGAAAATCCTCATTCTTGGCGGCGACGGTTATCTTGGCTGGCCGACTGCAATGCACTTTTCTGCGCGTGGCGACGAAGTCTGGATCATCGATAATTTTGCAAAACGTCGTTGGGAAATGGAAGAAGGCATCGAACCCCTTCTGCCGATTGCCCCCCTCCACACCAGGGTGAACCTTTGGAATGAAAGCTCCGAACACAAAATGCATCTGCGGATCGTCGATCTCGTCGACGACCGAGCGGTGTACAAGTTGATCGAAGAATGCGTTCCTGACACCATTATTCACTATGCGGAACAGCCTTCCGCGCCTTATTCGATGCAAGGCCGAACCACGGCGGTGAACACCCAAGTGAACAACATCGTCGGCAATCTGAACCTGTTGTTCGCAATGCAAAAATATTGCCCTGACGCGCATCTCGTCAAATTGGGCACAATGGGTGAATACGGCACGCCGAACATCGATATTGAAGAAGGCTGGCTGGAATTGGAACATAACGGGCGCAAGGACCGTGTCCTGTACCCCAAGAAACCGCACAGCTTTTATCATCTCTCAAAAGTTCACGACAGCCATAACATCGAGTTTGCCTGCCGCGTTTGGGGCACCCGCGCAACCGACCTAAATCAAGGTGTGGTGTATGGCATCGACACAGATGAAACGCTGCTGAAATCTGAGTTCCGTACGTCTTTCCATTATGACGATGTGTTTGGAACCGTCTTAAACCGCTTCTTGGTTCAGGCAGCTTCCGGGCATCCCTTGACCGTATATGGATCAGGCACCCAGACCCGCGGATTTTTGAATTTGCGTGATACCATCAAGTGCGTCGAGATTGCCGCTGACAATACCCCCGATGCTGGCGAATTCAGGGTCTTCAACCAATTTACGGAACAGTTCTCGGTCATGGACCTGGCAGAGAAAGTCAAAAGCGCGGGTGAACGCGCGGGCCTGAATGTGACCATCAATCACATCGCCAACCCCCGTGTTGAGCAAGAGGACCATTACTACAACGCCAAACATACAAAATTGGTAGATATGGGGCTGGATCCCATTCTTCTGACCGACGAGGTCACTGACAGCATGCTCAAATCCGTTCTCGCCAATTGCGGCCATGTCGATCCCAATGTGTTCCTGCCACGGATCACATGGACGCATCGAAACTAAGCCGCTTATGAGCTTCATGACCAAACGAAAAAAAGCCCTCGTCTTCATCGATTTTGACATGCTCATTCGACATTTCGTGTCGAATGAAACATTTGCCGAACTCGAAAAGAGCTACGAAGTTCTGTATGTCTTTCATAAGGGTCAGAAGGGACAACGCCAGGGCATCAATGCCGACGTTTCCAAATTGGGCCTTAAGAACTTTATCGAGTTCGAAGTGACCCGCACACGCATGGGGGAATGGGACCACTTTCAAACAATAGCTATGGTTCACAATCTACGCGGCACTCGTAACTATCAGCCGCGTATGGAGTTGTTGCGGCTTTTTCGTTCCCATAAACTCGTGAACTTATATTGGTTCCTGTCGCTGCCCTTCATTTATCCCTTGGTACGCAAATTCCTTACATGGAAAATCGGCGTGCATCAGGGACTTCAGGATCTGATCGACCGAGAAGCGCCAGATATTGTTTTCCATCCGACCGTTCTGGCGGGTTATTTCATCAACGACCTTCTTGCGATCTGTCCGCGCAAAAAAATCCCCCTGGTTGCGCTCATGAACTCTTGGGACAATCCTTCCGGCAAAGCCGCGACGGTCAACACGCCCGATTATCTGGCTGTGTGGGGCGATCAAACGCGCAGCCATGC comes from the Magnetovibrio sp. genome and includes:
- a CDS encoding NAD-dependent epimerase/dehydratase family protein, encoding MKILILGGDGYLGWPTAMHFSARGDEVWIIDNFAKRRWEMEEGIEPLLPIAPLHTRVNLWNESSEHKMHLRIVDLVDDRAVYKLIEECVPDTIIHYAEQPSAPYSMQGRTTAVNTQVNNIVGNLNLLFAMQKYCPDAHLVKLGTMGEYGTPNIDIEEGWLELEHNGRKDRVLYPKKPHSFYHLSKVHDSHNIEFACRVWGTRATDLNQGVVYGIDTDETLLKSEFRTSFHYDDVFGTVLNRFLVQAASGHPLTVYGSGTQTRGFLNLRDTIKCVEIAADNTPDAGEFRVFNQFTEQFSVMDLAEKVKSAGERAGLNVTINHIANPRVEQEDHYYNAKHTKLVDMGLDPILLTDEVTDSMLKSVLANCGHVDPNVFLPRITWTHRN
- a CDS encoding acylneuraminate cytidylyltransferase family protein produces the protein MNVWGLIPARGGSKSIPLKNLVPLNGRPLIDYGAKAALASGRLERIVCSTDHDEIAQRAIQLGLEVDRRPDALADDHAKVDNVAQDFIRRSQNDGYALPDAIVLIQPTSPFLLPQHVIDLIDLLERSPWAQSAHNICPVAHNTHAWNQRTVDERGEVSFLFRDERQSARNKQEKPKLQVFGNLIAVKTTALLSGGGFYAEPCVACQIKRPYEFDLDEPLDLVLAHALMNAGAVELPHMKSE